Proteins co-encoded in one Pseudomonas beijingensis genomic window:
- a CDS encoding tetratricopeptide repeat protein, protein MNTDYLLQLAYQRLQADHYDGAIDALRQLLASDPGSAEAHALLAVCLINMRRVHAARREVQLALVADAQLPIAHYAAAQVAIALRKFKLAQEHLTQLLDMEPLNPVNYRTLADLYQLTGRQEQSREPLEKALELGPDDASNLVAMAQFYRASGDWGQAHQFARQALQSEPGHTGAVVVLGHLLLREGDVEGAREHAIWALQENANDRAALHLLTAVKARSSLFLGAWWRFNSWMSERSASRAIVVLLLMFVVYRVVVITLTAQGYPQVAQVIDWLWLGFAVYTFAAPQIFRRSLEKELAQVKLSREF, encoded by the coding sequence ATGAATACCGATTATCTGCTGCAACTGGCGTATCAACGCTTGCAAGCCGACCATTACGACGGTGCCATCGACGCGCTGCGCCAATTGCTGGCGAGCGATCCGGGTTCGGCCGAAGCCCATGCGTTGCTGGCGGTCTGCCTGATCAATATGCGCCGTGTGCATGCCGCCAGGCGCGAGGTGCAGTTGGCGCTGGTGGCCGATGCACAATTGCCGATTGCCCATTACGCTGCCGCCCAGGTTGCCATTGCCCTGCGCAAGTTCAAACTGGCCCAGGAACACTTGACCCAATTGCTGGACATGGAACCGCTCAATCCGGTCAATTACCGCACGCTGGCCGATCTGTACCAATTGACCGGCCGCCAGGAGCAAAGCCGCGAGCCGTTGGAAAAAGCCCTGGAGCTGGGCCCCGACGATGCGTCCAACCTGGTGGCCATGGCCCAGTTTTATCGTGCCAGCGGCGACTGGGGGCAGGCGCATCAGTTTGCCCGCCAGGCCTTGCAGTCCGAACCGGGGCATACCGGGGCCGTGGTGGTGCTTGGACATCTGTTGTTGCGCGAAGGTGACGTCGAGGGCGCGCGTGAGCACGCCATCTGGGCCTTGCAGGAAAACGCCAATGACCGCGCCGCGCTGCACTTGCTGACTGCCGTCAAGGCCCGCAGCAGTCTGTTTTTAGGAGCATGGTGGCGATTCAACAGTTGGATGAGCGAGCGCAGCGCCAGTCGCGCCATCGTGGTGCTGTTGCTCATGTTCGTGGTCTATCGGGTAGTGGTTATCACCCTGACGGCCCAGGGCTATCCGCAGGTGGCCCAGGTGATTGATTGGCTATGGCTGGGGTTTGCCGTGTACACCTTTGCCGCGCCACAGATATTCAGGCGCTCCCTGGAAAAAGAGCTGGCCCAGGTCAAGCTGTCCAGAGAGTTCTAA